The following coding sequences lie in one Natrinema sp. DC36 genomic window:
- a CDS encoding OB-fold domain-containing protein, which produces MTAATDGGYDEFLDALADGDGYFYACSNEHGLLPPRQACPHCGDRELARRELPRTGEIVTHTTVSVPTPQFDDNAPYVTAIVDFGQVRLTGIVRGVDRDDVAIEQRVTATVEPSETTDDRTITFRPAQ; this is translated from the coding sequence ATGACTGCTGCCACCGACGGTGGGTACGACGAGTTCCTCGACGCACTCGCGGATGGGGACGGATACTTCTACGCCTGCTCGAACGAGCACGGCCTGCTTCCGCCGCGGCAGGCCTGTCCGCATTGCGGCGACCGTGAGTTAGCACGCCGGGAACTACCACGGACGGGAGAGATCGTTACCCACACGACGGTCTCCGTTCCGACGCCGCAGTTCGACGACAATGCACCCTACGTCACTGCTATCGTCGACTTCGGACAGGTACGGCTCACGGGGATCGTCCGCGGAGTCGACCGTGACGACGTCGCGATCGAACAGCGGGTCACTGCGACCGTCGAACCGAGCGAGACGACGGACGATCGGACGATCACGTTTCGTCCAGCGCAGTAA
- a CDS encoding thioesterase family protein: protein MAHTTDITVDWGDTDAGGLIYYPRFFHFVVVGLNHYFTPAVDGGHPMEAYRSDGYLLPAVEASASFHSPLRAGDDATIETTVVRIGDTSLTVAFSVTHRSSGEAAADGEVSFVFVDSDFEPASLPESFHDCVRKRGDATE, encoded by the coding sequence ATGGCTCACACTACCGATATCACCGTCGACTGGGGAGATACCGACGCTGGCGGGCTCATTTACTACCCCCGATTCTTCCACTTCGTGGTCGTCGGGCTGAACCACTACTTCACTCCGGCCGTCGACGGCGGCCATCCGATGGAGGCCTACCGATCGGACGGGTATCTCCTCCCCGCAGTCGAGGCGTCGGCATCGTTTCACTCGCCGCTTCGAGCCGGCGACGACGCGACCATCGAGACGACCGTCGTCCGGATCGGCGACACCTCGCTCACGGTCGCGTTTTCGGTCACGCACCGCTCGAGCGGCGAAGCGGCCGCCGACGGCGAGGTATCGTTCGTCTTCGTCGATTCTGACTTCGAGCCGGCGTCGTTGCCCGAATCGTTTCACGACTGCGTCCGCAAACGCGGCGACGCGACTGAGTGA
- a CDS encoding AMP-binding protein, whose product MGVNYDAEVESFEWTIPDTYTITSVVADHAEEFGDRVAVRFLNEDGDREERTYADIRDDTNRFANGLEASGVGKGDRIMHLFPRHPDAFAVQLGALATGSLLVPCSSMLRSKDIEFRANDCNATSIVVHESLTDMVEPVLDETPLERVIVLDGTEADLHGENWTTATDVMADESTDYDGPELTADDPMTINYTSGTTGQPKPVLHKHRWQYCFNRINAPYWWGVDEETDLEDELLWATTGTGWAKWFWSPVGVGLTTGATQLIYDGGFEPETFLEILEEEGVTKLCSVPTQYRMFANADLEAYDVQLNDTLSAGEPLNREPIERIRDAWGVTPRDGYGQTETVALVTNYPGIDIKSGSMGKPTPGVGATIIDVDDEEEVETGEIGEIAVPVDSPAIFDGYYEKPELDEQKLSGEYYRTGDLASRDEDGYFFFEGRADDIIISSGYRIGPFEVEDALVTHDAVAEAAVVDSPHEERGNVVKAYVILAEDYESSDELKDEIQAFMKEETAPYKYPRRIEFTDELPKTSSGKIRRVELREKEQAKHDL is encoded by the coding sequence ATGGGTGTAAATTACGACGCAGAAGTGGAGAGCTTCGAGTGGACCATCCCGGACACATACACGATCACGTCGGTCGTCGCCGACCACGCCGAGGAGTTCGGCGATCGAGTCGCCGTTCGGTTTCTGAACGAGGACGGCGATCGCGAGGAACGGACGTACGCCGACATCCGGGACGACACGAATCGGTTCGCGAACGGGCTCGAGGCGAGCGGCGTTGGCAAAGGCGACCGAATCATGCACCTCTTCCCCCGCCATCCCGACGCCTTTGCCGTGCAGCTCGGTGCGCTGGCGACCGGTTCGCTGTTAGTCCCCTGCTCGTCGATGCTTCGCTCGAAAGATATCGAATTCCGGGCGAACGACTGTAACGCAACGAGTATCGTCGTTCACGAGTCGCTGACTGATATGGTCGAACCGGTCCTCGACGAAACGCCCCTTGAGCGCGTAATCGTTCTCGATGGCACCGAGGCGGATCTGCACGGCGAGAATTGGACGACAGCTACGGACGTTATGGCCGATGAATCGACCGACTACGACGGCCCGGAGCTGACGGCTGACGATCCGATGACGATCAACTATACCAGCGGGACGACCGGTCAGCCGAAGCCGGTCTTACACAAACACCGCTGGCAGTACTGCTTCAATCGCATCAACGCGCCGTACTGGTGGGGTGTCGACGAAGAGACCGACCTCGAGGACGAACTGCTGTGGGCGACGACCGGGACCGGCTGGGCGAAGTGGTTCTGGAGCCCGGTCGGTGTCGGTCTGACGACCGGTGCGACCCAGCTCATCTACGATGGCGGGTTCGAGCCCGAAACGTTCCTCGAAATCCTCGAGGAAGAGGGCGTTACCAAGCTCTGTTCCGTCCCGACCCAGTACCGGATGTTCGCGAACGCCGACCTCGAGGCGTACGACGTCCAGCTGAACGACACGCTCTCGGCCGGCGAACCGCTCAACCGCGAGCCGATCGAGCGTATCCGGGACGCGTGGGGCGTCACTCCGCGCGACGGCTACGGCCAGACCGAAACCGTCGCGCTCGTGACGAACTACCCCGGTATCGATATCAAGTCCGGAAGTATGGGCAAGCCGACGCCGGGCGTCGGCGCGACGATCATCGACGTCGACGACGAGGAAGAAGTCGAAACCGGCGAGATCGGTGAGATCGCCGTCCCGGTCGATTCGCCGGCGATCTTCGACGGCTACTACGAGAAGCCGGAACTCGACGAGCAGAAGCTTTCCGGGGAGTACTACCGCACGGGTGACCTCGCCTCCCGGGACGAGGACGGCTACTTCTTTTTCGAGGGGAGGGCCGACGATATCATCATCTCCTCTGGCTACCGGATCGGTCCGTTCGAGGTCGAGGACGCGCTCGTTACCCACGATGCCGTCGCCGAAGCCGCCGTGGTCGACAGCCCGCACGAAGAACGCGGCAACGTCGTCAAGGCCTACGTAATCCTCGCCGAGGACTACGAGAGCAGCGACGAGCTGAAAGACGAGATTCAGGCGTTCATGAAAGAGGAGACGGCTCCCTACAAGTATCCGCGTCGGATCGAGTTCACGGACGAACTCCCGAAGACCTCGAGCGGGAAGATCCGCCGCGTCGAACTCCGGGAGAAAGAACAGGCAAAACACGACCTGTAG
- a CDS encoding methylmalonyl-CoA mutase family protein has protein sequence MFDEQELADISQQRESWEEDTLEPFLERGERKERFATVSNHEVDRLYTANDIADLDFDDDLGFPGEPPYTRGPYPTMYRGRTWTMRQFAGFGTAEETNERFHYLIDEGQTGLSTAFDMPSLMGLDSDHPMSEGEVGKEGVAVDTLRDMEILFDGIDISDVSTSFTINPSAAVIYAMYIALADQQDIPRDEVKGTLQNDMLKEFIAQKEWVIPPDPSLKIVTDTIEFAVDETPNFHPVSISGYHIREAGSTAAQEAAFTLADGFAYVEDCLERGLDVDEFAPLLSFFFNSHNSIFEEVAKFRASRRIYARMMDERYDAEQPESKRLKFHTQTAGQSLTAQQPLNNIVRVTIQALAGVLGGTQSLHTNSFDEALALPSEKAVRVALRTQQIIADESGAADIVDPMGGSFAIEKLTNEMEAEILSYIEEIEEIGNGSIRDGVLAGIDQGYFQREIGEASYEYQQRVEHGEEVVVGVNKFTIEEDTSPDTLTIDETTRERQLDRLERVRDERNDEEVDTTLLALSDAIENEENVMPYIVDAVKAYASMGEIMQVFEDHHGAYQEELSPV, from the coding sequence ATGTTCGACGAGCAAGAACTGGCGGATATTTCCCAGCAACGGGAGTCGTGGGAGGAAGACACGCTCGAGCCGTTTCTGGAGCGTGGCGAGCGGAAAGAGCGGTTCGCGACGGTTTCAAACCACGAAGTCGATCGTCTCTACACGGCGAACGACATCGCCGACCTCGATTTCGACGATGACCTCGGCTTCCCCGGCGAGCCGCCGTACACTCGGGGACCGTATCCGACCATGTATCGCGGACGCACGTGGACGATGCGACAGTTCGCGGGTTTCGGGACCGCCGAGGAGACCAACGAGCGGTTTCACTACCTCATCGACGAGGGGCAAACGGGGCTCTCGACTGCCTTCGACATGCCGTCGCTAATGGGCCTCGACTCGGACCATCCGATGAGCGAGGGCGAGGTGGGCAAGGAAGGCGTCGCCGTCGATACCCTTCGTGACATGGAAATCCTCTTCGACGGGATCGACATTAGCGACGTGTCGACCTCGTTCACGATCAACCCTTCGGCGGCCGTCATCTACGCGATGTACATTGCGCTGGCCGACCAGCAGGACATCCCCCGCGACGAAGTCAAGGGGACCCTTCAGAACGACATGCTCAAAGAGTTCATCGCCCAAAAGGAATGGGTGATCCCCCCCGATCCCTCCCTCAAGATCGTCACGGACACGATCGAGTTCGCCGTCGACGAAACGCCGAACTTTCACCCGGTTTCCATCTCCGGCTATCACATCCGCGAAGCCGGATCGACCGCTGCTCAGGAGGCCGCCTTCACGCTCGCGGACGGGTTCGCATACGTGGAGGATTGCCTCGAGCGTGGACTCGATGTCGACGAGTTTGCGCCGCTCCTCTCGTTTTTCTTCAACTCCCACAACTCCATCTTCGAAGAGGTCGCAAAATTTCGGGCCTCACGTCGCATCTATGCCCGCATGATGGACGAACGGTACGACGCAGAACAACCCGAATCGAAGCGGCTGAAGTTTCACACGCAGACAGCAGGCCAGTCGCTGACCGCCCAGCAGCCCCTGAACAATATCGTCCGCGTTACCATTCAGGCGCTAGCCGGCGTCCTCGGCGGGACCCAGTCGCTGCACACCAACAGCTTCGATGAGGCCCTGGCGCTTCCGAGCGAGAAGGCGGTCCGCGTCGCCCTGCGCACGCAGCAGATCATCGCCGACGAATCCGGCGCAGCCGACATCGTCGATCCGATGGGCGGCAGTTTCGCGATCGAGAAACTCACGAACGAGATGGAAGCCGAAATACTGTCCTACATCGAGGAGATCGAGGAGATCGGCAACGGCTCGATCCGTGACGGAGTCCTCGCCGGCATCGACCAGGGATACTTCCAGCGCGAAATTGGTGAGGCGAGCTACGAGTACCAACAGCGCGTCGAACACGGCGAGGAAGTCGTCGTCGGCGTCAACAAGTTCACCATCGAGGAGGACACCTCGCCGGACACCCTCACAATCGACGAGACGACTCGCGAGCGTCAACTCGACCGACTCGAGCGTGTCAGAGACGAACGAAACGACGAGGAAGTCGACACGACGCTGTTGGCGCTGTCCGACGCCATCGAGAACGAGGAAAACGTCATGCCGTACATCGTTGACGCGGTGAAAGCGTACGCCTCGATGGGCGAAATCATGCAGGTGTTCGAGGACCACCACGGCGCGTATCAAGAGGAACTCTCACCCGTCTGA
- a CDS encoding cobalamin B12-binding domain-containing protein produces MSAGSDQRSIRCMVAKVGLDGHDRGAHVIARAFRDAGFEVIYSGLHKAPEEIVQATVQEDVDVLGVSILSGAHDTLVPKIMDGLEEYGATEDTLVLVGGVIPEEDRAELEAEGISAIFGPGTSIEETIEFVRENTSGR; encoded by the coding sequence ATGAGTGCTGGCAGCGATCAGCGAAGTATTCGGTGTATGGTTGCGAAAGTCGGGCTCGACGGTCACGACCGCGGGGCTCACGTCATCGCACGCGCCTTTCGTGACGCCGGGTTCGAAGTGATCTACTCCGGACTGCACAAAGCACCCGAAGAGATCGTCCAGGCTACCGTCCAAGAAGACGTCGATGTCCTCGGCGTCTCTATTCTCTCGGGCGCTCACGACACGCTCGTTCCAAAGATCATGGACGGCCTCGAGGAGTATGGGGCGACGGAGGATACGCTCGTCCTCGTTGGCGGCGTGATCCCCGAAGAGGATCGCGCCGAACTCGAGGCAGAAGGCATTTCGGCTATCTTCGGCCCCGGGACATCGATCGAGGAGACGATTGAGTTCGTTCGCGAGAACACATCCGGGCGATGA
- a CDS encoding ParA family protein encodes MLAYSTYSEAGGVGKTTTAANLAVAHARAGLKPLVVPLDPQDGDLSRLFGVDTDRTESVDNLVRHMIRRPSGEFDDLVRTVEGVDIIPEHNMLSDLAEYLQREKDQAEAMGEAFGMHAQLLRVLREAGVPDEYDVLICDPPATEGPHLYNAIHATRSLVIPVEPSAKGRAAVEGLESLVAGLEDQLDVEVGVLAAVPVGFKNTRDQRTILDEIEYPIPEIIGERASLMEGCWMQQCSAFEYVREHRDRQRDYEIETLAQFDRIARHLEQQVGIEAPNPPEPGDLDHKVLSA; translated from the coding sequence ATGTTAGCGTACTCGACGTACAGTGAGGCAGGTGGGGTGGGCAAAACGACGACAGCCGCAAACTTGGCAGTCGCACACGCACGAGCTGGCCTGAAACCGCTCGTCGTCCCACTCGATCCACAGGACGGCGATCTCTCCCGACTCTTCGGCGTCGACACGGACCGCACCGAGTCCGTCGATAATCTCGTCCGACATATGATTCGGCGGCCAAGTGGCGAGTTCGACGACCTCGTCCGGACCGTCGAAGGCGTCGACATCATCCCGGAACACAACATGCTCTCGGACCTCGCCGAGTACCTCCAGCGCGAGAAAGACCAAGCAGAAGCGATGGGGGAAGCGTTCGGGATGCACGCGCAGTTACTCCGTGTCCTTCGCGAAGCCGGCGTACCAGACGAGTACGACGTGCTCATCTGTGACCCGCCAGCGACCGAGGGCCCCCATCTCTACAACGCCATCCACGCCACGCGGTCGCTCGTCATCCCCGTCGAACCGAGCGCGAAGGGGCGGGCTGCCGTCGAGGGTCTCGAATCGCTTGTCGCCGGTCTCGAGGACCAACTGGACGTCGAAGTTGGCGTTCTTGCTGCGGTCCCGGTCGGGTTCAAAAACACACGAGACCAGCGGACGATTCTCGACGAAATCGAATACCCAATTCCCGAAATTATCGGGGAACGTGCGTCGCTCATGGAAGGCTGTTGGATGCAACAGTGTTCGGCGTTCGAGTACGTCCGAGAACACCGAGACCGGCAGCGGGACTACGAAATCGAGACACTCGCACAGTTCGACCGGATTGCACGTCACTTAGAGCAGCAAGTGGGGATTGAAGCGCCGAATCCGCCGGAGCCCGGTGACCTTGACCACAAGGTGCTATCCGCATGA
- a CDS encoding DUF4260 domain-containing protein, with protein sequence MEPQSLLRIEGLAALGIALGSYFTLDGPIWMLVVLALSPDLSMIGYLAGPRLGSLSYNIVHTYTLPLALGAFGFWADSRLALFIALIWAGHIGVDRAFGYGLKFESGFTDTHLSTQPAPLKPFTEDDR encoded by the coding sequence ATGGAGCCACAGTCACTCTTACGTATCGAGGGATTGGCCGCGCTGGGAATCGCGTTGGGGAGCTATTTCACGCTTGACGGACCAATTTGGATGCTGGTCGTTCTGGCGCTGTCTCCTGACTTGTCCATGATCGGGTATCTTGCAGGCCCACGACTCGGAAGCCTGAGCTACAATATCGTACATACGTACACACTACCGCTCGCACTCGGTGCCTTCGGATTCTGGGCAGATAGCCGACTAGCGCTTTTTATCGCACTGATTTGGGCAGGGCATATCGGCGTTGATCGAGCATTCGGCTATGGTCTCAAGTTTGAATCCGGGTTCACGGATACACATCTCTCCACCCAGCCAGCCCCACTTAAGCCCTTCACAGAAGATGACCGGTAA
- a CDS encoding IclR family transcriptional regulator yields the protein MTKTSNESTGRRIRSVEIAFKILDTVRKNDQISVTELAETLGHSKSTIHSHLRTLESQEIIVRSGNGYRLSLQVLDMANDVRDQVANYDVIVNEVDELANETKEISQFGLEEHMKVSYLYKARGNQAVETASRAGGKQPMYSTSLGKAILAFLPADRREAIVDNTTFTRKTATTITDPGGLYEELDRITERGYAIDDEENIEGLRCVAAPVKSEKTVLGAISVTGPASRITDDYLHGELAESVQRAANVIELNTKFS from the coding sequence ATGACAAAAACATCAAACGAATCGACGGGGCGCAGGATACGGTCGGTAGAGATCGCATTCAAAATCCTCGATACCGTTCGGAAGAACGATCAGATCAGCGTGACCGAACTGGCAGAAACGCTCGGTCACTCGAAAAGTACGATCCACAGTCACCTCCGGACGCTCGAGAGCCAGGAAATCATCGTCCGCTCGGGGAACGGCTACCGGCTGAGTCTTCAGGTGCTGGACATGGCGAACGATGTCCGTGACCAGGTCGCGAACTACGACGTGATCGTCAACGAGGTCGACGAGCTGGCGAACGAGACCAAGGAAATCTCCCAGTTCGGGCTCGAAGAGCACATGAAAGTATCGTATCTCTACAAGGCGAGGGGGAATCAGGCGGTCGAAACGGCGTCGCGCGCCGGTGGGAAACAGCCGATGTACTCGACGTCCCTCGGCAAGGCGATCCTCGCGTTTCTCCCGGCCGACCGTCGGGAAGCGATCGTCGACAACACGACCTTCACGCGGAAAACGGCGACGACGATCACGGACCCCGGCGGCCTCTACGAGGAACTCGACAGGATCACCGAGCGGGGGTACGCCATCGACGACGAGGAAAACATCGAGGGGCTCCGCTGCGTTGCCGCGCCGGTCAAAAGCGAGAAAACGGTGCTCGGTGCGATCAGCGTCACCGGTCCGGCCAGTCGGATCACGGACGACTACCTCCACGGTGAACTCGCCGAGAGCGTCCAGCGAGCCGCGAACGTCATCGAACTCAACACCAAGTTCTCGTAA
- a CDS encoding hemolysin family protein, with the protein MSGLEMTLVFGAVLGGMVTPDLVAAAGVVVLLVLLVLSAFFSSAEIAMFSLAQHRIEALVEDGSPGADTVQALKSDPHRLLVTILVGNNLVNIAMSSIATGLLAMYIGQGQAVLAATFGVTAIVLLFGESAPKSYAIENTESWALSVARPLQLSKYVLYPLVVTFDRLTRIVNSLSGGGTAVESSYVTREEIRNLIRTGENEGIIEADEREMLQRVFRFNDTIAKEVMTPRLDVTAVSRTATVTEAIAKCVESGHTRLPVYEGDLDTILGVVELRDLVRDHQYGETVDDTLETYLEETLHVPESKQIDELFREMRHERVEQVVVIDEFGTAEGIVTTEDIVEAVVGEILDTQEDEPIEVVDDRTIRVNGEVNIEDVNDVIGIEFPEGEEFETIAGFVFNRAGRLVESGETFTYDGVDLTVETVDTTRIKRVRIIEPEPSPADDSGATAPS; encoded by the coding sequence ATGTCGGGACTCGAGATGACCCTCGTCTTCGGAGCCGTTTTGGGTGGTATGGTCACGCCGGACCTCGTGGCTGCCGCGGGAGTCGTCGTCCTGCTCGTGTTGCTGGTGCTATCGGCGTTCTTCTCCTCGGCGGAGATCGCGATGTTCTCGCTAGCCCAACACCGGATCGAGGCGCTCGTCGAGGACGGCTCGCCCGGTGCCGATACCGTGCAGGCGCTAAAATCCGACCCCCATCGGCTGCTGGTGACGATCCTCGTCGGGAACAATCTGGTGAACATCGCGATGTCGTCGATCGCGACGGGGCTGCTCGCGATGTATATCGGACAGGGACAGGCGGTACTGGCGGCGACGTTCGGCGTGACAGCCATCGTCTTGTTATTCGGTGAGAGCGCCCCGAAGTCTTACGCCATCGAAAACACGGAGTCGTGGGCCCTCTCCGTTGCTCGCCCGCTGCAACTCTCGAAGTACGTGCTCTACCCGCTAGTTGTCACGTTCGACAGGCTCACCCGCATCGTCAACAGCCTGAGCGGCGGTGGGACCGCCGTCGAATCCTCGTACGTGACCCGCGAGGAGATACGGAACCTGATACGGACCGGGGAAAACGAGGGGATCATCGAGGCCGACGAGCGCGAGATGCTCCAGCGAGTGTTCCGGTTCAACGACACCATCGCGAAGGAGGTGATGACGCCGCGGCTGGACGTCACCGCCGTCTCCCGAACGGCGACGGTCACCGAGGCCATCGCGAAGTGCGTCGAAAGCGGCCACACCCGTCTACCGGTGTACGAGGGCGACCTCGACACGATCCTCGGAGTCGTGGAACTTCGCGATCTCGTTCGCGATCACCAGTACGGCGAGACGGTGGACGACACGCTCGAGACCTATCTCGAGGAGACGCTGCACGTCCCTGAGAGCAAGCAGATCGACGAACTGTTCCGCGAAATGCGTCACGAGCGCGTGGAGCAAGTCGTCGTCATCGACGAGTTCGGAACGGCCGAAGGCATCGTCACTACCGAGGACATCGTCGAGGCGGTCGTCGGCGAGATACTCGACACGCAGGAAGACGAGCCCATCGAGGTCGTCGACGACCGGACCATCCGGGTCAACGGCGAGGTAAACATCGAGGACGTCAACGACGTCATCGGCATCGAATTCCCGGAGGGAGAAGAGTTCGAGACGATCGCCGGCTTCGTGTTCAACCGCGCCGGACGACTGGTCGAATCCGGCGAAACGTTCACGTACGACGGCGTCGATCTGACCGTCGAAACCGTCGACACGACGCGCATCAAACGCGTGCGCATCATCGAACCGGAGCCGTCGCCCGCTGATGACTCCGGCGCGACCGCCCCCAGTTGA
- the uxaC gene encoding glucuronate isomerase, producing MSFLDEEYLLESEPAKRLYDEIRDLPILDPHSHVDVEAVAANEGWNDIWEVEGATDHYVWELMRKRGVDEENITGSASNREKWLALAEVFPEFAGNPTYEWVHLDLKRRFGIERAISAETAEDIWAETKVRLEDPSMRPRTLLREMNVEVVSSTDDPTSTLEHHRRLAVEMDDVTVRPTWRPDAAMKIEAAGWPEYVADLGAATGTSVDDFAGFLRALEVSHEYFNEHGCGASDHGLREVISRPVSERRAADVYRRVYAGETISAEAVTDFKAFVLERIGELNSETGWITQLHMGAVRDYRRSLYEKLGLDSGGDVSTQSIELTENLRYFLNRFDGDLETVLYTVDPTHYPTLATLARAYPDVSVGAAWWFNDSPAGMEAQLERVSNVDLLANYGGMVSDSRKLISFGSRFEMFRRSLANTVGRMVERGQMPDDAASDLVERVAYDRPQELWNF from the coding sequence ATGTCCTTTCTCGACGAGGAGTACCTCCTCGAGTCGGAACCGGCGAAGCGACTGTACGACGAGATACGCGACCTGCCGATACTCGATCCACACAGCCACGTCGACGTCGAAGCGGTCGCCGCCAACGAGGGGTGGAACGACATCTGGGAGGTCGAGGGTGCGACCGACCACTACGTCTGGGAGCTGATGCGCAAGCGCGGTGTCGACGAGGAGAACATCACCGGCTCGGCGAGCAACCGGGAGAAGTGGCTGGCGCTCGCCGAGGTGTTTCCCGAGTTCGCCGGTAATCCGACCTACGAATGGGTCCACCTCGACCTGAAGCGGCGCTTCGGTATCGAGCGAGCGATTTCGGCCGAGACGGCCGAGGACATCTGGGCGGAGACGAAGGTCCGACTCGAGGATCCCTCGATGCGCCCGCGGACGCTCCTCCGGGAGATGAACGTCGAAGTCGTCTCCAGTACGGACGACCCGACTTCGACGCTCGAACACCACCGGCGACTCGCCGTAGAGATGGACGACGTCACGGTCCGGCCGACGTGGCGTCCCGACGCGGCAATGAAAATCGAGGCCGCCGGCTGGCCGGAGTACGTCGCGGACCTCGGCGCGGCCACCGGGACGAGCGTCGACGACTTTGCCGGCTTTCTCAGAGCCCTCGAAGTCAGCCACGAGTACTTCAACGAGCACGGCTGTGGCGCCAGCGACCACGGGCTCCGCGAGGTGATCTCCAGACCGGTCAGCGAGCGCCGCGCCGCCGACGTGTACCGACGCGTGTACGCCGGCGAGACGATCTCCGCGGAAGCCGTGACCGACTTCAAGGCGTTCGTCCTCGAGCGCATCGGCGAACTGAACAGCGAGACGGGATGGATCACCCAGCTCCACATGGGTGCCGTCCGGGACTACCGCCGGTCGCTATACGAGAAGCTCGGCCTCGACTCCGGTGGCGACGTGTCCACGCAGTCCATCGAACTCACGGAGAACCTGCGATACTTCCTCAACCGATTCGACGGCGACCTCGAGACCGTTCTCTACACCGTCGATCCGACCCACTATCCGACGCTCGCGACTCTCGCCCGGGCGTATCCCGACGTGAGCGTCGGTGCGGCATGGTGGTTCAACGACAGCCCCGCCGGGATGGAAGCTCAGTTGGAACGCGTTAGCAACGTCGACCTGTTGGCGAACTACGGCGGGATGGTGAGCGACTCGCGGAAACTCATCTCCTTCGGCTCCCGCTTCGAGATGTTCCGCCGCTCGCTCGCCAACACGGTGGGTCGGATGGTCGAGCGCGGCCAGATGCCCGACGACGCCGCGTCCGACCTCGTCGAACGGGTCGCCTACGATCGCCCGCAGGAGCTCTGGAATTTCTGA
- a CDS encoding universal stress protein has protein sequence MERALVVVDETDSHRELLAEAVEIVRGTGADLELFSWVTPDEFEADVETLEAAEQAEGATYSTASANDIVTNFVDEFVDDVVGDDAPEYGVSSAVVEDSELADKILNAAAETDCDHIFLVGRRRSPTGKVLFGNVAQKVILNFDGRVTITMD, from the coding sequence ATGGAACGAGCGCTTGTCGTCGTCGACGAAACCGACTCGCACAGAGAACTGCTGGCCGAAGCGGTGGAGATCGTCCGCGGGACCGGTGCCGACCTCGAACTCTTCTCGTGGGTGACGCCCGACGAGTTCGAAGCCGACGTAGAGACTCTGGAGGCCGCTGAACAGGCAGAGGGCGCGACGTACTCGACCGCCAGCGCCAACGATATCGTGACGAACTTCGTCGACGAGTTCGTCGACGACGTCGTCGGCGACGACGCCCCCGAGTACGGCGTTTCCTCCGCGGTCGTCGAGGACAGCGAACTCGCCGACAAGATCCTGAACGCCGCGGCTGAGACCGACTGCGACCACATCTTCCTCGTCGGCCGCCGCCGCTCGCCGACCGGAAAGGTACTGTTCGGGAACGTGGCACAGAAGGTCATCCTCAACTTCGACGGTCGCGTGACCATCACGATGGACTGA